Proteins encoded within one genomic window of Macrotis lagotis isolate mMagLag1 chromosome 3, bilby.v1.9.chrom.fasta, whole genome shotgun sequence:
- the LOC141519475 gene encoding olfactory receptor 14I1-like, with protein sequence MSYDRFVAICHPLHYGIIMNPAHCLGAVSGSWLSGLIYSVAHIGNMFRQPFRGSNVIHQFFCDGPHVFKVLPPDAFHTEFILFLASLCVFLFCFTILVSSYVRIFSTVLMIPSVEGRYKAISTCSPQLITLLLFIISITLAILSGISDTSLIQNLLIALSYTALSPLMNPIIYSLRNQKIIVAMRS encoded by the coding sequence ATGTCGTATGACCGCTTTGTGGCCATTTGCCACCCCCTACATTATGGTATCATCATGAATCCGGCACATTGTCTCGGGGCAGTGTCAGGTTCCTGGCTCAGTGGGCTCATTTATTCAGTTGCCCACATAGGTAACATGTTCCGCCAGCCCTTCAGAGGATCTAATGTGATTCACCAGTTTTTCTGTGATGGCCCTCATGTATTCAAAGTCTTACCCCCTGATGCGTTTCATActgaatttatattatttctgGCAAGTTTATGTGTTTTCTTATTCTGCTTTAccattttagtttcttcatatgttcGTATCTTCTCCACTGTCCTCATGATTCCCTCTGTGGAAGGGCGCTACAAGGCCATTTCCACGTGCTCCCCTCAGCTAATTACTCTCCTGTTGTTCATCATTTCAATAACGCTTGCAATCCTCAGTGGCATATCTGATACGTCACTGATTCAAAACCTTCTAATCGCATTGTCCTATACAGCATTGTCTCCACTGATGAACCCCATCATCTATAGTCTGAGGAACCAGAAGATTATAGTTGCCATGAGGAGCTGA